Proteins from a single region of Sinorhizobium meliloti:
- a CDS encoding nucleotidyl transferase AbiEii/AbiGii toxin family protein, translating to MLFVTWVGDPFRPTRDLDLLGHGDSGAEAIADTFRAICVQPVADDGVTFDAAALIAAPIREEIEYGGVRVRTTATIAGARIPIQVDIGFGDAVTPAAVEIDYPTLLDAPTPHLRAYPVETVVAEKFEALVTLGVANSRLKQLHQMLSPLPLPISASS from the coding sequence ATGCTTTTCGTAACCTGGGTCGGCGACCCATTCCGGCCTACCCGCGATCTGGACCTGCTTGGCCACGGCGACAGCGGTGCCGAAGCCATCGCTGACACGTTCCGCGCCATTTGTGTGCAACCCGTCGCCGATGACGGGGTGACGTTTGATGCGGCCGCGCTGATCGCGGCCCCGATCCGCGAGGAGATCGAATATGGCGGCGTGCGGGTCCGCACGACCGCAACGATCGCCGGAGCGCGTATTCCAATTCAGGTCGACATCGGTTTCGGCGATGCCGTTACGCCCGCGGCCGTCGAGATCGACTATCCCACTCTGCTGGACGCCCCAACTCCGCACCTTCGCGCATATCCGGTCGAAACGGTTGTTGCTGAGAAATTCGAAGCGCTCGTAACGCTCGGTGTGGCCAATAGCCGGCTCAAGCAGCTGCACCAGATGCTTTCGCCGTTACCGTTGCCGATCTCCGCCTCTTCTTGA